Proteins encoded together in one Quercus lobata isolate SW786 chromosome 3, ValleyOak3.0 Primary Assembly, whole genome shotgun sequence window:
- the LOC115979456 gene encoding ADP,ATP carrier protein 3, mitochondrial-like, which yields MISRQTIRLKKGNSKDDFLATPVMAVGVAVCQKMATYPLDTVNRRMMMTSGEVVKYQSSIHAFAEIIRNEGVKSLYKGGGTCILKKITLSVIFAVFITRLPDYFSTKKSNSAADGVSAKRNGSVGGDQSASTLTIKWTYGKKD from the exons ATGATATCAAGACAAACAATAAGATTGAAGAAAGGCAATTCAAAG GATGACTTCTTGGCTACACCAGTAATGGCAGTGGGAGTTGCAGTTTGTCAAAAGATGGCAACTTACCCATTGGACACTGTAAATAGGAGGATGATGATGACCTCTGGAGAAGTTGTTAAATATCAGAGTTCAATACATGCATTTGCAGAGATTATCAGGAATGAGGGTGTTAAGTCCCTTTATAAGGGTGGAGGTACATGCATCCtcaaaaaaattactttatccgttatttttgctgtttttaTCACAAGATTGCCCGAttatttttccacaaaaaagTCTAATTCTGCCGCTGATGGTGTGTCTGCAAAGAGGAATGGATCGGTTGGTGGTGATCAATCTGCATCAACTCTCACCATTAAATGGACATATGGTAAGAAGGACTAG
- the LOC115980256 gene encoding uncharacterized protein LOC115980256 — translation MAQRLIDDYHGAIKMDFPPLQSTPMGWSVPPPGVFKVTVDGACSIDSGGSSGVGVVIRDGSGMVIVALSKLLPSNFPAEWTELFAIEQGLMLAQEMDLPQVMMELDALSAILAINHGNIGGETGNLVEGILRAKALFYCCSFAYLKRDYNMVAHELAQFAKTNYYSQVWKGVTPPFVSHLVVSDLEPHAGGSLL, via the coding sequence ATGGCTCAGAGATTAATAGATGACTACCATGGTGCCATTAAAATGGATTTTCCCCCTTTGCAGTCCACTCCTATGGGCTGGTCTGTCCCTCCTCCTGGTGTGTTTAAGGTAACTGTAGATGGGGCATGCTCTATAGATTCTGGGGGGAGTTCAGGGGTTGGTGTAGTTATCAGAGATGGGTCCGGCATGGTTATAGTAGCTCTCAGCAAGCTGCTGCCTTCTAATTTCCCTGCTGAGTGGACGGAACTATTTGCTATTGAGCAAGGCCTTATGTTGGCTCAAGAAATGGATCTCCCTCAAGTCATGATGGAATTAGATGCTCTTTCGGCGATTCTTGCTATTAACCATGGCAATATTGGAGGTGAAACTGGTAATTTGGTGGAAGGTATTTTGCGGGCCAAAGCTTTGTTCTATTGCTGCTCTTTTGCTTACTTGAAAAGGGACTACAACATGGTTGCTCACGAGCTTGCTCAATTCGCCAAGACTAATTATTATTCTCAAGTCTGGAAAGGTGTTACCCCACCTTTTGTATCTCATTTGGTTGTATCTGATTTAGAGCCTCATGCTGGTGGCTCTCTGTTGTAA